Within Mycobacterium botniense, the genomic segment CAGCGCGTCTGCGGCGCTGGTGAATTCGCCACCGTCGGGAAACAGCGAATAAAACAGCATCTCGGCCAGCCGTTGCTCGGTCGGGCTCTGAGCCGACATCTCACCATTGAAGATGGCCCGATAGCCGGTGTGACGCTGCCGATCATCGACGTGGGCGAGCGCGCGGACCCGGTTGACCAGTTCACGTTCACGCGGCCCAGGCTGGACGGGCAGCTTGCCGGCGTCGCGGCACAGCGTGGTCCATGAGCGACCCGAGCGCAGCACATCCTCCAAGCCGCGACCAGAGGCGTCGAGATAGGAGGCGAGGTCATTATTGGGATGATCCCGGATCTCCGAGACCAACGCCGCCCAGCGCGGCTGGACTTGCTGGCGGACGTTTTCTAGCACCAGATCCCGCGCTATCGGGTCGAGCACAATCTGGCTACCCGAGGGCAGGAAGGGAAAACCCTGCTGCAGCTGGTGGACCAAAGCCGTGCGGCTAAGCCCCGTCAACGCACGGAAACGCTGATCGAACCGGAACTCGCGGCGTTGATTCCCAACGAAATCCATGGCGGTCAGCACGGTTTTGCCCGGTGTCAACCGCAGGCCGCGGCCGAGTTGTTGGAGGAACACGGTGGCGCTTTCGGTCGGGCGCAAAAACAGCACCGTGTCCACCTCGGGGATGTCCAGGCCTTCATTGAACAGGTCGACGGCGAACACGATGTTGATTTCCCTGTTGCGCAACGCGGTCAGCGCCGACTGGCGTTCGCTGCCCGGAGTTTCGGCGGAGATCGCACGCGCCGGAACACCCGCGGCGACAAACCGATCCGCCATGTAGCGGGCATGCTCGATGCTCACACAAAAACCCAGGGCACGCATCGCCGCCACATCAGCCACCTTGTCGCGCAGCTCCTTGAGCACGATGCGGGTACGCGCGTCATTGCCGGTATACAGACTGCTCAGCGCAGCCACGTCGTATCCACCACGTTTCCACTGCAATCCGCCCAAATCGACCCCGTCGTGAATACCGAAATAGTGAAACGGGCACAACAGGTTTTGTTCCAGCGCCTCCCACAGCCGCAGCTCCGCGGCAACCCGACCGCCGAAGAACTCCCGCACGTCGACGCCGTCACCGCGCTCCGGTGTTGCGGTCAGCCCCAGCAGTTCGATGGGTTGCACATGGTTGAGCAGCCGCCGATAGGTGGCGGCCTCGGCGTGGTGGAACTCGTCGATCACCACCACGTCGAAGTGGCTGGGGTCGATGGTGGCGAGCCGTTGGGCCGATAGCGATTGGATGCTGGCGAACACGTGGCGCCACCGGGTCGGCCGGTCCCCGCCGACCAGCAGTTCGCCGAAAGCCGGATCGGTCAACACCTCCTGATACAGCCGTCGCGCCTGGGTGAGGATCTCCTTGCGGTGAGCCACGAACAGCAACGTCAAGTCGCGGCCGTGCACCTCGCGGACCAGCCGCCGATAGTCCAGCGCCGCGATGACGGTCTTGCCTGTGCCGGTGGCTGCCACGATCAGGTTGCGGTGCCGATCATGCAGCACGCGTTCCGCGTCGAGCTCTTCGAGCATCTCGGCCTGAAATGCCTTGGGCTGCACCTCCAGCCCCGATAGTGTGACCGTGAGCCGGTCACGCTGTCGCCCGCCTGCGGCAATGTCGAGCGCCGCACGCAGCCGCTCCCCGTCAGCCGACGGTTGGTAGGGCTCGAATTCGCGGTTTTCCCAATAGGACTCGAATGTCGCCCGGAACTTCTCCAGCAAATGTGGAGTCGAAACCGCCGAGAGCCGCACGTTCCACTCCAGCCCGTCCACCAACGCCGCATGCGACAGGTTGCTCGACCCCACATAGGCGGTGTGAAAACCGGTGTTGCGCCGCAACAACCACGCCTTGGCGTGCAAGCGGGTGCGCTCGATTTCGTAGTTGACCCGCACCTGCGCGCCGAACTCCTGCACCAACGCGTCGAGTGCGCGGGCGTCGGTGGCCCCCAGATAGGTCGTGGTGATGACCCGCAGCGGCACCGCACGCACCCGCAGCTCGCGCAGTTCGTCTTCCAGCAGCCGCAGGCCCTGCCACTTCACGAAGGCGCACAACAAATCCACCTGATCGGCGCTGACCAGTTCAGCGCGCAGCTCGGCAGCCAGCGTGGGCTCGTTGTGCGCCGCGGTCAATAGCGCCGTATCTGATAACGGTGTCGCAGGCCGGGGTAACCGGGCCGCACCCAGCCGGTGGGCGGCCTGGATCTGCTCGAGACGCTCAATGGTGCCGGGCTCGCGTTGATACAGCCCCTCAGCCATCGCGTCGGGGTCAGGGAGCGCGGCCAACACTCGGCGCACCAGCTCGGTGCGGGCCTGCGGCGTCGCCGCGACGCGCAGCGCGCGTACAATCACCGGCATCAAGTGCCTGGCAATCGTCAACGGCTGCTCGCCCTCATCAACCGGGCCGATCTCGGGGTGCAGGTCAGGACGCGCGGCCAGCGCCTGGTGCAGCCGCTCAGTCAGCAGTGACTCGTAGAGACCTTCCTGCACGCCGGCAGGCTAACGGATAGGTAAGACAAGGGGAGCCGAAATGGGACGATAACGCTTTCGGCGAAGCCGCAGCCGTCGGTGAACAGCTCTACAGCCAACCGAAGGGCGATCACGGCTGCTTTGGCTGCCGAGAGCGCCGCTAGCCTGACAGCGCGCCACGACCGTCGGGCTCGAAATCACCCGTTCCTCCGAAGGACCGCTTACGTCTTCGGCGTTGATACTCCCCCACCAGGCGGATTAGCGGTCGGACTTTGTGCCGGCTTCGGTCGACGACCCCCGGTTCGGGGACGACGGCCCCCTCCTCGGGGTTGGGGATTCAGGGGGCCATTAGCGGCGGGAGCCGATTCGGCACGTTCGGCCGCATCACGACGCGGCAAGTTACCCACGCCGCCGCCGCCCTTGGGCGGCTGCCGCAGTCAATTTCATGTGTTATGGCCTTCCGGACTCGCGTGGCTTCGCCGAGGGCCTAGGTCTGCCCGCCGCGTACCCCTTCGCTGGGCGCAAGGGCGGCACATTCGTCGGCGACGGCGCCCTGGGAACTAAATGGTCAGGATTCGTAACGTGGATAACGCGGCACTTGCGCTTCTCCTTGATCCCCCCGAGGCTAAAGACGTTGCTTGCCCCGTCCACCAGATCGCCGGTCGGCACGACGAGTAGATGGAAGTCGGGCTTCCACTGCGCGATTCCGACGCAACGCAGCAGCGCCGCTCGCACCAGTTCCGGGCGGTGATTCCAGCACTGCAGCAAGAGCCCATCGCCCTGCAGGAGCAGCGCCCCATCGTCAGCGACAGAGGCGATGACCGGGATTATCGGCCCCGGTCTTCGCACCGACAATTTGTATTGAATCCAGTGCACCCAATGGCCGGCCCCATAGGTGTGGCACCGGTTGTCGGTGCCGGAGAGGTTCCACCAAATTGCGGACATGAAGACTCCCGACAGATCGGGCCCCCGCAGGAGGCGCTCTTGCCGGCACCGGTTGGCGTCGGCCGCTTCGTCATCCGAGCCACCCACGAGCGTGGGGTTGGCGCGCCGTCCAGTCGGAGCTTGGCGACGGCGTCTCATGAAGCCAATTCAGGTTAGCGCACCGCTCCGACAACGTGCTCCGGGTTCACACTCGCCGCCATCGGCTTCGTCACCTACCGCCCGTGGCGCCCTGGCCGCAGCGGCCGTTGAAAAATGCGGACAGCGTCAACGCCCGCCGTCGGCGGTGTTTCGGGTGTGCTGTCCCGTCGGGTTCAGCACCCCCGCGGTGGCCGACGCCCAGGGCGAACAAGGGTATTTCGATTTTCCGCCTGAGGATTTCGGCTCCCAGCGCCGCAATGCTGGCTGGCCATTCAGCGGCGCAGTCAAGTGCGACCTCGAGGTCCGCTCAGCCCGTAGAGATCCGAACCGTGTGCCCTCAGCGAGCCGGTCGAACTCCTCTAATCACGCCGGCGCGCCGCGCCATGCGATACAGCGTGGCCGCGAGCACACAGTCATCAACGTTTCACACGCTGGTGTCAACGACGATCACGAGCGGCCGCGACGATTCTCCGCCAAAGCGCCGTCCCAGTGCACCGTGCCCCGTAGGTCGAGTACGCCGATCTGGCGATGCCGGGCGACAAGTTCGCGCAGCGCACGATTCACCGTGTCGCGCTTCGTCCGGGTGCCGACCAGGCGCTGGGCCTCCCGTAGGACGTCGTCGATGTCGATATTGGTCCGCGCACCGGTGATATCGCCTGTGATAGCGAGTTGGGAGCCGGCCCTTACTCCCGCGCGGTGGCTGGTGTGACCGATGTGGCTGCTGTGGGCTCGGGTCGTGCCGCGAGATCACCGCTGCCGCGCGTGGTTACCACGATGAGCTCACCGGATTGAACGATGGCGGCACGGACGACACGGCTGTGCCCCACCTCGTGGTGGAGGTGGCGGAGAGCGACAACATCAGGTCGCCGCCGGCGCGCAGGATCGACTCCGGAAGAAACGTCTGATCGGTAGGCTTGCCGTCGACGCTGAGCGGTTAGGAGAGTATGAACACTGTAGGCGATATGGCGCGCGAGGAAATACTGCTCGACGGTCTTGTTGATTTGGTAAGTCTCAGTGCGGTCAATTGGAAAGTGAGACAACAGCTTCCGTTGGCCTCCCTTTCAGAAATACAGAACGAAACTCTGGAAGTAGTGCGTTTTTTAATCGAGGAGGGGCTGTTCGAACTCGGCAGACGCTCAGGCGAAGACGACCGCTTTGTGGCCTGGGACGAGCCGCCCGATGTGTCGATGCAAAGGGTTCACGACGCCTATGTCACCCACCACGATGATCAACTGAGATGGGCCCACCGCTTCTGGCTTAAGCTGACGCCCAAAGGTGAACAGCTTGCGCTATCAACAGTAAACGGCAGGCATGTCGCGCAGGCCGTTGAAGAACAATTGAGGGAAATAAGGGCATTCAGCGATGGCGGTCGCGACTGATGCTGGATCGGTGCGATGGCTGCCGGTGCTCACCGATAACAAATGCGAGCGCCCGCCGATCTTTAAGTGGGACATCCCCGATCCAGTGCAACCGGGGACAGGCTCGGTGACGGCACTTGACCAGTGACTAGCGCGAGCGAGGAGTGTGCGGCCGAGCAGCGTCGGCTAGCGGATGCCTCATCGGTGGTCAACGTGGTGGCCCGCCACGTCGATGGGCTGGTTCAGCTTCGCCCTGAGCAGTTGCCGGGCTGGCCAAAAGACTTGGGCGTACCGCCGGGTTGAGCGATTGCTCTGGTGGAGGGCGGTAACGTTGCCCCGTCGCGGATCACGGTCAATGGCCCGCACTCCGATGGCCGCTGGGATGGCTGTGAAACGATCACCGTATTCGGGTTCACCGGCGAACCGCCGGAGGACGCCGTGACCCGGGTGACGACGAACGGGTTCACCTCGCCGAGGCACGCGCCGAGGGCCTCACGACGCACCCCCGGGCTCGGGGTGCAGGCGGCGCAGCGCCGCGCGGAAACCGGGATTGGGATTCGCACCGGGCAGCGCGTCTAGCACGTCGCGCAAAGCCCTGTCGATATCGATACGCCGCTTCCGCGCTCCGTAGAGCGCGGCCACGGTCGGCGTCCGCGTGTAGGCGTGAACGCCGTGGACAAACACCGTGCGGTCCTCGGCGCGCAGGTGCTCGATCGCCCGTACCGTGTCGAGCAGTACGAAGTCGAGGTTGGCGTTCTCGCCCTCCTGGTCGATCAGGCGAACGTCAAGCTGTATAGCGCCGGCGGGCAAGTGCCCGTCGGGGACCCGGCACAGCGATACGACCGCATCGATGGCCTCGGACAACTTCAGCAACCCTGCGATACCACCGATCCACACGTGCTCGTCGTGGGGGTGCCGAACTGGTTTGCGGGTTTCCGGAAAACCGCCATACGCCGACTCGAAAGCGTCAGACCCACCGTGATCAATGATCTGTTCAGCGAGTTGCACGAGGCCACGGCACCTCATGTTGGGCCAGCCCTGCAGCACTAACCGCCAGCGCGCCGGCACCGCCGAGGCGCCGTAGGCCGCCCCCAGCAGCCCACCCGCGATCGCGGCCACCGTGTCGGTGTCCCCGCCGCCGCGCACCGCGGCCTCAAGCGCCAGCCGCAGATGATCGACACCGAAGACTCCCGACGCCGGATCCTCCGCCGGGACAGGCGTCTTGACGATCGCCGACCAGGCGCCCTGCAGCGCGGCGACGACCCACCCATTGTTGGCCGCGAACGCCGCAGGCTCTAATTTCTCGGCCTCGTCCAGTCGCGCCGCCCATAGCTGGCGGCGTTCAGTGTCCAAGTGGGTCAATCCGATCCGCGCATCGAGCGTGCCGGTCAGGACGGCGTGGCGGATGGCGGAGCACCACAGCACGCAGGCGTCGCCGGCGTCGGGGTCAAAATGCGTCAGTTCACTGATTGTGCGGGCCGCCTCGATGAGTGCGACCTCGTCGTCGAGGTAGCCCAGCGCCACTGGCGCTGTGCGCATCAGCGACCCATTGCCTGCGGTTCGGCCGCTGCGTTCGTGTAGTGCTTTTGCCTCCTCACGAGCGGTTCGTGCCGAAATCCCGCGTCGCCCGGCGGCGGAAAGTACCGAACTGGTCTGCACACCAATGTCTTTAGCGGTTTGCGCCCATTCATGCCAGCGTTCGACCACATAATCCAGCGCTGCGTCGTTACGTAGATCCGCCCCGGTGGCGGCGCTCTCGGCGATCGCTATAGCCATCGACGTGTCATCGGTCCACTCGCCGGGCTCGAAGGACCCCAGTCCGCCGCCGATCATCTCGACCGGCTCATCGGGTCCAGGCGGTCGCGCGAATTCGTAGCCTGCGCCCAAAGCATCGCCGGCGGCGGTGCCGAGCAGGGCACCACAGGCCCGATCACGTTGCGCGGTCGTTAATTCCATCTCTTACCCATCCCTCGGGCTGTCGATCGAAATGAGATAGCCAAATTGCGGTTCGCCGACGTCGCCACCGGGTATCGCGCAGGGCATTTCAGCTTCCACCGGGCACGAGCCCCCACCACTGACCAAAGCCGGCCCGGGTCGTGATGCCACAGCGCCAGTTCCAGGTTATTACTTTCGGTTTCGATACACCCATCCTCATGAACAGCCACGGCCTTCACGCCGATGTCGGCCCGCTTCGCCATCCAAGCCACCCACGAGCGTGGGGTTGGCCAACCAGATCGCCGATGTCGGTCCAATCGTACAAGCGTCGATCACTTCACTCTGACACATTCGAAGTGGCCGCGGTCGGTGTTCGTCGGCCGGCCGATAGACGCTGCAGCCGACCGGGTGACGTACACCGACTTGCCCCATCGATAACGGGCAGATCCGGTGATACATCAATGCCAATGCCCTCACCACGCCGCCGCAATAACCACCAGCGACACACGGCCTGTGGTACGAGATGACGGCGCCCCCGAGCCCCGCCCACGCGCCCCGCCGTTCGGTGCGCGCTCACCTGACCGGCACACTCCCTTACGAGGTTGGCGGCCCCGACGCCCGAGCTCTCAGCGCACGCACGATTTGTCGGTAGCCGTTGCACGTGCTGGCCACCGGACTCCACCAGCTGGGCGGCCAATGCGAGAAGATCAGCGGCGAACTGACCGCGGCTGCCGCTCCCCCGAGATCGCTGCCTCGTCGTGGCAGTGCAACGCCGCGGCGGTGTACGTCGCGCCGCGGCGGCGGGTAAAGACCTGGGTGCGATCGCCGGCCGGGTGGGCAGCCGAAGCGCTGGCAACCACACAGCCGACACTGCGACGAGGCGGTTCTGTACTACTGCCTCATCGATCTCGAAGAGGGCCGGGGCACCCCGGGAATGATTGCCGTGACGGCGCTGACGAGACCGAGCGAGCTGCGACGCGGCCGGTGTCTCGGACCACTCACCGCCGCTGATCAACCCAGCGGCAGTCGGGTAGCGGTAAGGACAATCAATCGCAGCGGAACAGTTAGTAGTGGTATCGCGCCTTGAGCACTTTGACTTCCTTGTCGTCTGCCCGGTACACCAGCCGGTGTTGGTCATCGATGCGGCGCGACCAGTATCCGGAC encodes:
- a CDS encoding ADP-ribosylglycohydrolase family protein; the protein is MELTTAQRDRACGALLGTAAGDALGAGYEFARPPGPDEPVEMIGGGLGSFEPGEWTDDTSMAIAIAESAATGADLRNDAALDYVVERWHEWAQTAKDIGVQTSSVLSAAGRRGISARTAREEAKALHERSGRTAGNGSLMRTAPVALGYLDDEVALIEAARTISELTHFDPDAGDACVLWCSAIRHAVLTGTLDARIGLTHLDTERRQLWAARLDEAEKLEPAAFAANNGWVVAALQGAWSAIVKTPVPAEDPASGVFGVDHLRLALEAAVRGGGDTDTVAAIAGGLLGAAYGASAVPARWRLVLQGWPNMRCRGLVQLAEQIIDHGGSDAFESAYGGFPETRKPVRHPHDEHVWIGGIAGLLKLSEAIDAVVSLCRVPDGHLPAGAIQLDVRLIDQEGENANLDFVLLDTVRAIEHLRAEDRTVFVHGVHAYTRTPTVAALYGARKRRIDIDRALRDVLDALPGANPNPGFRAALRRLHPEPGGAS
- a CDS encoding DUF3427 domain-containing protein; translated protein: MQEGLYESLLTERLHQALAARPDLHPEIGPVDEGEQPLTIARHLMPVIVRALRVAATPQARTELVRRVLAALPDPDAMAEGLYQREPGTIERLEQIQAAHRLGAARLPRPATPLSDTALLTAAHNEPTLAAELRAELVSADQVDLLCAFVKWQGLRLLEDELRELRVRAVPLRVITTTYLGATDARALDALVQEFGAQVRVNYEIERTRLHAKAWLLRRNTGFHTAYVGSSNLSHAALVDGLEWNVRLSAVSTPHLLEKFRATFESYWENREFEPYQPSADGERLRAALDIAAGGRQRDRLTVTLSGLEVQPKAFQAEMLEELDAERVLHDRHRNLIVAATGTGKTVIAALDYRRLVREVHGRDLTLLFVAHRKEILTQARRLYQEVLTDPAFGELLVGGDRPTRWRHVFASIQSLSAQRLATIDPSHFDVVVIDEFHHAEAATYRRLLNHVQPIELLGLTATPERGDGVDVREFFGGRVAAELRLWEALEQNLLCPFHYFGIHDGVDLGGLQWKRGGYDVAALSSLYTGNDARTRIVLKELRDKVADVAAMRALGFCVSIEHARYMADRFVAAGVPARAISAETPGSERQSALTALRNREINIVFAVDLFNEGLDIPEVDTVLFLRPTESATVFLQQLGRGLRLTPGKTVLTAMDFVGNQRREFRFDQRFRALTGLSRTALVHQLQQGFPFLPSGSQIVLDPIARDLVLENVRQQVQPRWAALVSEIRDHPNNDLASYLDASGRGLEDVLRSGRSWTTLCRDAGKLPVQPGPRERELVNRVRALAHVDDRQRHTGYRAIFNGEMSAQSPTEQRLAEMLFYSLFPDGGEFTSAADALAAIGDEPVLDEMRQVIDIAFDAARRSTQPLGELIPALSDVPLAVHASYSREEILAALGVASRRRPSTFREGVLWCDAINTDAFLVTLKKTETDYSPTTMYRDFALSAELFHWESQSTTSAASPTGQRYIHHRERGSHILLFVRETKTNALGTAPYVFLGPVHYVSHEGDRPMAITWRLQRPMPTEVFMASRAAAA
- a CDS encoding type II toxin-antitoxin system VapB family antitoxin, with amino-acid sequence MGHTSHRAGVRAGSQLAITGDITGARTNIDIDDVLREAQRLVGTRTKRDTVNRALRELVARHRQIGVLDLRGTVHWDGALAENRRGRS